Proteins encoded within one genomic window of Calditerrivibrio sp.:
- a CDS encoding nucleoside recognition protein — protein MIFDTIRAGFLNGLKISYKMIIYTFPLYIFVDILKQTGVLTKIGQFCAPLMVLIGLPGEAAIGIISGMMLNMYAAIAALVPLSLTTKEMTIAGLFLGLAHNLFIETAVLSRAGANGYMILIVRITGAFFAAGILNLIWV, from the coding sequence ATGATCTTTGATACGATAAGAGCTGGTTTTTTAAATGGTCTAAAGATAAGCTATAAGATGATCATCTATACATTTCCCCTGTATATCTTTGTGGATATCCTAAAACAGACAGGGGTATTAACCAAGATAGGTCAATTTTGTGCCCCTTTAATGGTTTTAATAGGTTTGCCTGGGGAGGCTGCTATAGGTATTATTTCAGGTATGATGTTGAATATGTATGCAGCTATTGCGGCTCTTGTTCCCCTTAGTCTTACTACTAAAGAGATGACTATCGCTGGGTTGTTTTTGGGCCTTGCTCATAATCTGTTTATAGAAACGGCAGTTTTATCCAGAGCTGGAGCCAATGGCTATATGATACTGATTGTTAGGATAACAGGAGCATTTTTCGCTGCGGGGATATTAAATCTAATATGGGTATAG
- the thiD gene encoding bifunctional hydroxymethylpyrimidine kinase/phosphomethylpyrimidine kinase, which produces MIQVLTIAGSDSGAGAGIQADLKTMSAHGVYGLTVITSITAQNTLGVTDIFDLPLSIIYSQIDSLFNDFDIAAVKTGMLSSSEIIEVVVDRMKKYSVERLVVDPVMVAKGGSKLLKDSAISKLKDELIPLAYVITPNIEEAKVLLGIDFIGTLDDMKDVTYELKKLGCKNVLLKGGHLEGEFTYDIAFDGNKMEIFAMQKVETKNTHGTGCTMASAIASNLAKGYDFFSSVMLSKSYVYNAILHGADLNIGRGHGPLKHFFLF; this is translated from the coding sequence ATGATACAGGTATTAACTATAGCTGGGTCAGATAGTGGAGCTGGTGCTGGTATTCAGGCCGATTTAAAGACAATGAGTGCCCATGGTGTTTATGGGCTTACAGTGATTACTTCAATAACAGCCCAAAACACATTAGGGGTCACTGATATATTCGATCTGCCTTTATCTATAATTTACAGTCAGATAGACTCCCTTTTTAATGATTTTGATATTGCTGCAGTAAAGACGGGGATGTTATCATCCTCTGAGATCATTGAGGTGGTAGTGGATAGAATGAAAAAATACTCGGTGGAGAGACTGGTGGTGGATCCAGTGATGGTGGCCAAAGGGGGTAGTAAACTTTTGAAGGATTCAGCGATATCAAAGCTAAAAGATGAGCTTATCCCATTGGCTTATGTGATTACACCAAATATTGAAGAAGCCAAAGTCTTGTTGGGGATCGATTTTATTGGTACTCTCGATGATATGAAAGATGTAACCTACGAGCTAAAAAAGCTTGGTTGTAAAAATGTGCTTTTAAAAGGTGGGCATCTGGAAGGGGAGTTTACCTACGATATAGCTTTTGATGGTAATAAGATGGAGATCTTTGCCATGCAAAAGGTGGAAACGAAAAATACCCATGGAACTGGGTGTACGATGGCGTCTGCTATAGCCTCTAATTTAGCTAAGGGTTATGATTTTTTTTCGTCTGTGATGCTGTCAAAGAGTTATGTGTATAATGCAATATTACATGGGGCTGATTTAAACATAGGTCGGGGACATGGACCTTTAAAACATTTCTTCCTCTTTTAA